The sequence AACGAGCTGATCAGCCGGCAGACGGTGAGGATCGGCGGGTTGGTCAGCTCGTTCAGGTTGTCGCGCACGGCGATCGTGCCCGAAGCGGCGTCGTAGGAGTTGATGAAGTTGGTCGCGCCGGTCGGGGCGATGTCGAGCACCTCGGCGAGCGCGGCCCGCTGGTCGACCAGGACCTTCGACAGCGACGCCAGCTTGTCCACATTGGACTCCAGGGCCGCCTTGTTGTCGTTGACGAACGTCTGGACGTCGCCGAGCGCCCCGCCGAGGGACTGCAGAGCCGCGCCGACTTCGGAGGAGTCCGCCGCGAGGAACTGGCTGACGTCGGCGACGCGGCCGTAGAACTCGTTGAGCTGCTGGTCGCTCTGGGCCAGGGCGCCGGTGAAGGAGTTGAGGTTCTGCACGGTCGAGAACAGGTCGTCCTTCGAACCGTCCAGGGTCTTGGCGAGTTCGGCGAGCTGCCCGACCGTCGAATTCAGCGAAGCGCCGTTGCCCTTCAACGTGTTCGCCGCGGTGTCCAGGACGCCGGACAGCGCGCCGTCCTTGTTGGCGCCGTTCGGACCGAGCGCCGTCGACAGCTTGTCCAGGCTCGAGTACAGGTCGTCCAGTTCCACCGGAGTCGCCGTGCGGTCGCGCGGGAGGACCGTCCCGGTCGCCAG is a genomic window of Amycolatopsis lexingtonensis containing:
- a CDS encoding MCE family protein, which produces MTIRTYRGRSLVTWLAFACIVALVVTAGLWLVFRAATGTTLSAYFGKTVGLYAGSSVRVLGVPVGQVTGVTPQGDAVRVDMRVDDDVSLPADVGAVVVAPSLVSDRYVQLTPAYDSGPTLATGTVLPRDRTATPVELDDLYSSLDKLSTALGPNGANKDGALSGVLDTAANTLKGNGASLNSTVGQLAELAKTLDGSKDDLFSTVQNLNSFTGALAQSDQQLNEFYGRVADVSQFLAADSSEVGAALQSLGGALGDVQTFVNDNKAALESNVDKLASLSKVLVDQRAALAEVLDIAPTGATNFINSYDAASGTIAVRDNLNELTNPPILTVCRLISSFTPKQLPDALGNICKQLAPVLDGALKLPTIPQVLNSLQNGTLPPLPLPLVDVMEQLSGGAK